One genomic window of Halovivax cerinus includes the following:
- a CDS encoding protein translocase SEC61 complex subunit gamma, which translates to MNVPYDLTSYVRVLKMATTPTREEFSQVSKIAGAGIFLIGLLGFIIGVTMGLLTGGF; encoded by the coding sequence ATGAACGTTCCCTACGATCTCACGTCGTACGTCCGCGTGCTGAAGATGGCGACGACGCCGACCCGAGAGGAGTTCTCCCAGGTGTCGAAGATCGCCGGTGCCGGCATCTTCCTCATCGGCCTTCTTGGGTTCATCATCGGCGTCACGATGGGTCTGCTGACCGGTGGCTTCTGA
- a CDS encoding transcription elongation factor Spt5 — MGIFAVKTTASQEQTVADMIINREEPEVHAALAPDSLTSYVMVEADNNAVLERVLEDIPHARTIVPGESDISEVEHFLSPKPDVEGIAEGDIVELIAGPFKGEKAQVQRIDEGKDQVTVELYEATVPIPVTVRGDQIRVLDSDER; from the coding sequence ATGGGGATCTTCGCCGTCAAGACGACCGCCAGTCAGGAACAGACCGTCGCGGACATGATCATCAACCGCGAAGAGCCCGAGGTCCACGCTGCGCTGGCCCCCGACTCGCTGACCTCGTACGTGATGGTCGAAGCCGATAATAACGCCGTCCTCGAACGCGTTCTCGAAGACATACCACACGCGCGAACGATCGTTCCCGGCGAGTCGGACATCTCCGAGGTCGAGCACTTTCTCTCGCCCAAACCGGACGTCGAGGGAATCGCCGAGGGCGACATCGTGGAACTCATCGCCGGCCCGTTCAAAGGCGAGAAGGCCCAGGTCCAGCGCATCGACGAGGGCAAGGATCAGGTGACGGTCGAACTCTACGAGGCGACCGTTCCCATCCCCGTGACGGTGCGTGGAGATCAGATTCGCGTGCTCGATAGCGACGAACGATAG
- a CDS encoding DUF7565 family protein: MAWECGIDGCGSVFEDVESAIAHQADAHERRECEICGTVVPDGFLAIYHTFTNHSRAEYVRAYDADSAAIRTREKLLDDVTSAIDQEVLAEMLGSS, translated from the coding sequence ATGGCCTGGGAGTGTGGCATCGACGGCTGCGGTTCCGTCTTCGAAGACGTCGAATCGGCAATCGCCCACCAGGCCGACGCGCACGAGCGACGCGAGTGCGAGATCTGCGGAACCGTCGTCCCGGACGGGTTCCTGGCGATCTATCACACCTTCACGAACCACAGCCGCGCCGAGTACGTCCGCGCGTACGACGCCGACTCGGCCGCGATCCGCACGCGCGAAAAGCTGCTCGACGACGTGACGTCGGCTATCGACCAGGAGGTACTCGCCGAGATGCTCGGGTCTTCGTGA
- a CDS encoding PHP-associated domain-containing protein has translation MVTPTFCRSVSAGVPAQYCADLHVKVLSDRVVARAKRLGLDALVYAPHFTPLSEIEATAARYADDELAIVPAREIFTGTWRDRKHVLALGLEGPIPDFITLEGAMAEFDRQNAVVLVPHPTFATVSLGPGQIRQYRDSVDAIEVFNPKHLPMHNRRAATIAAELDLPVYTSSYAHLTRSIGLARTVFPTEIDAESGLLDALEDGADRRIDHADGVRRWLGTGSELAHLVWENTWEKARRIPGPEIEPTHPDDPRYEGRFDDVSVY, from the coding sequence ATGGTAACACCTACTTTCTGTCGATCGGTATCGGCCGGTGTGCCCGCACAGTACTGCGCGGATCTCCACGTGAAGGTGTTGTCCGATCGCGTCGTCGCTCGGGCGAAACGCCTGGGGCTGGATGCGCTGGTGTACGCGCCACACTTCACGCCGTTGTCCGAGATCGAGGCGACTGCTGCGCGGTACGCGGACGACGAACTGGCGATCGTTCCCGCCAGAGAGATATTCACCGGCACCTGGCGCGACCGCAAGCACGTTCTGGCGCTCGGACTGGAGGGGCCGATTCCGGATTTCATCACGCTGGAGGGAGCCATGGCGGAGTTCGACCGCCAGAACGCGGTCGTACTCGTTCCCCATCCGACGTTCGCGACGGTCAGCCTCGGACCGGGCCAGATACGCCAGTATCGAGACAGCGTCGACGCCATAGAGGTGTTCAACCCGAAGCACCTCCCGATGCACAACCGTCGCGCAGCGACCATCGCTGCCGAACTCGACCTTCCCGTCTACACCTCGTCGTACGCCCACCTTACCCGGTCGATCGGTCTCGCTCGTACCGTGTTTCCGACGGAGATCGACGCCGAATCGGGGTTGCTCGACGCACTCGAAGACGGCGCGGATCGGCGGATCGACCACGCCGATGGCGTTCGTCGCTGGCTCGGGACCGGAAGCGAACTCGCTCACCTCGTCTGGGAGAACACCTGGGAGAAGGCGCGGCGTATTCCCGGCCCCGAAATCGAGCCGACCCATCCGGACGATCCCAGGTACGAGGGACGATTCGACGACGTCAGCGTCTACTGA
- a CDS encoding DUF5615 family PIN-like protein, with product MRLLVDVMCGRLVSYLRMCGHDTIYAGDRGLEADDDVLSVAAAADRTILTRDVALADRAAASVLLESRDVNGQLADVLAAGIDLTLPDVPTRCGRCNGRLGPVEPGGVTPAYAPDPADERCWQCRDCGQYFWRGSHWDRVRETLASIVPDT from the coding sequence GTGCGCCTGCTCGTCGACGTGATGTGTGGCCGACTCGTCTCCTATCTGCGGATGTGCGGCCACGACACGATATACGCCGGCGATCGGGGGCTCGAAGCGGACGACGACGTCCTCTCGGTCGCCGCCGCTGCGGATCGGACGATACTCACACGGGATGTGGCGCTCGCAGATAGAGCGGCAGCATCGGTTCTCCTCGAATCGCGGGACGTGAACGGACAGCTCGCGGACGTCCTGGCTGCAGGGATCGACCTGACGCTCCCCGACGTGCCGACTCGGTGCGGGCGCTGCAACGGTCGGCTCGGGCCGGTCGAACCGGGCGGCGTGACGCCGGCGTACGCGCCCGATCCCGCCGACGAGCGCTGCTGGCAGTGTCGCGACTGCGGGCAGTACTTCTGGCGCGGCAGTCACTGGGATCGCGTCCGCGAGACGCTGGCGTCGATCGTACCGGATACGTGA
- the polX gene encoding DNA polymerase/3'-5' exonuclease PolX, with product MTTNAELAARFEEFADLLEADDVEYKPRAYRRAAENILAHPVPIAEAVESGDEDAIDDIEGVGDAISSKIVEYVETGKIEELEELRAELPVDIADLTRVEGVGPKTVGVLYRELGIETLDDLEAAAEAGEIQEVKGFGAKTEQNILENIDFARTVGQRHLVGEARPLADDVLAYLEGIAGVERCEVAGSIRRWRETIGDVDVLAATDEPDAVVDDFLAWDSIDDEIESGPAKASVRVGEMRVDLRLVVPGEFGSALQYFTGSKGHNVRLRNYAIDRGMKLNEYGAFDVSELEADPDADPQHVGGGQRVGERVAGETEESMYDALGLPWIPPEIREDRGEIDAAEAGALPDLVTEADVRGDLHTHTEWSDGNNSIEEMVAAAENRGYEYYGVADHAQGPGVVGGMGLSEAEILDQVDEIRAIDDEYDVHVFAGIEANVDAEGAIGLSDEVVDALDLIVASPHSALDQDAETAGERLIRAIENPAIDVLGHPSGRLLNEREGLAIDAGALGEAAAANDTALEVNANPRRLDLWGSAVQAAIDEEAKIAIDTDAHRPATLEFVRWGVHTARRGWAEPNDVVNTWELPDLESFLH from the coding sequence ATGACGACGAACGCGGAACTCGCCGCGCGCTTCGAGGAGTTCGCCGACCTGCTCGAGGCCGACGACGTCGAGTACAAGCCGCGGGCGTACCGGCGCGCCGCGGAGAACATCCTCGCACACCCCGTCCCCATCGCCGAGGCGGTCGAGTCGGGCGACGAGGACGCGATCGACGACATCGAGGGCGTCGGCGACGCCATCTCGTCGAAGATCGTCGAGTACGTCGAGACGGGCAAGATCGAGGAGCTCGAGGAGTTGCGCGCGGAGCTTCCGGTCGACATCGCCGACCTCACCCGCGTCGAGGGCGTCGGTCCGAAGACGGTCGGGGTGCTCTATCGGGAACTCGGAATCGAGACACTCGATGATCTGGAGGCGGCCGCTGAGGCCGGCGAGATTCAGGAAGTGAAAGGGTTCGGCGCGAAGACGGAGCAGAACATTCTGGAGAACATCGACTTCGCGCGCACCGTCGGTCAGCGCCACCTCGTCGGCGAGGCCCGACCGCTCGCGGACGACGTCCTCGCGTACCTGGAGGGGATCGCGGGCGTGGAGCGTTGCGAGGTGGCCGGCTCGATCCGGCGCTGGCGCGAGACGATCGGCGACGTCGACGTGCTGGCCGCGACGGACGAGCCGGACGCCGTCGTGGACGACTTCCTCGCCTGGGACTCGATCGACGACGAGATCGAGTCCGGGCCGGCGAAGGCGAGTGTCCGCGTCGGCGAGATGCGCGTCGACCTCCGGCTCGTCGTCCCCGGGGAGTTCGGCTCGGCGCTGCAGTACTTCACCGGGAGCAAGGGCCACAACGTCCGATTGCGCAACTACGCGATCGACCGCGGGATGAAGCTGAACGAGTACGGCGCGTTCGACGTCTCCGAACTCGAGGCCGACCCCGACGCGGACCCCCAGCACGTCGGCGGCGGTCAGCGCGTCGGCGAGCGCGTCGCCGGCGAAACGGAAGAGAGCATGTACGACGCGCTCGGCCTCCCGTGGATCCCGCCGGAGATTCGCGAGGATCGCGGCGAGATCGACGCCGCCGAAGCCGGTGCGTTGCCCGACCTCGTCACCGAAGCCGACGTTCGCGGAGATCTGCACACGCACACCGAGTGGTCGGACGGGAACAACTCCATCGAGGAGATGGTGGCCGCCGCCGAGAATCGCGGCTACGAGTATTACGGCGTCGCCGATCACGCCCAGGGCCCGGGCGTCGTCGGCGGCATGGGGCTCTCGGAGGCCGAGATACTGGACCAGGTCGACGAGATCCGGGCCATCGACGACGAGTACGACGTCCACGTGTTCGCCGGCATCGAGGCGAACGTCGACGCCGAGGGAGCGATCGGCCTCTCGGACGAGGTGGTCGACGCCCTCGACCTGATCGTCGCCTCGCCCCACAGCGCACTCGATCAAGACGCCGAGACGGCCGGCGAACGGCTGATCCGCGCGATCGAGAACCCCGCCATCGACGTGCTGGGCCACCCCAGCGGACGCCTGCTCAACGAGCGCGAGGGGCTCGCTATCGACGCGGGCGCACTCGGCGAGGCCGCCGCGGCGAACGACACCGCGCTCGAAGTGAACGCGAATCCCCGCCGGCTCGACCTCTGGGGGAGCGCCGTCCAGGCCGCCATCGACGAAGAGGCGAAGATCGCCATCGACACCGACGCGCACCGACCCGCGACGCTCGAGTTCGTTCGCTGGGGCGTCCACACCGCCCGCCGCGGCTGGGCGGAACCGAACGACGTCGTCAACACGTGGGAGTTGCCCGACCTCGAATCGTTCCTCCACTGA
- a CDS encoding DUF5788 family protein, with the protein MQPYERSQLLERVERDGATVGVDIPNRIDVQGEELDLQSFVFEIKRRETIPAGERERVDQAKRNLRRERVERVEQIEAGDITFEEGEELARAIIGIDRALNALENLGPTNLEREQQTQEIADRKRWLSFLKKALGDEDDAASRRGR; encoded by the coding sequence GTGCAACCCTACGAGCGCTCTCAGTTACTCGAACGGGTCGAGCGCGACGGGGCCACGGTCGGCGTCGACATCCCCAACCGGATCGACGTGCAGGGCGAGGAGCTCGACTTGCAGTCGTTCGTCTTCGAGATCAAGCGCCGCGAGACGATCCCAGCTGGCGAACGCGAGCGCGTCGACCAGGCCAAGCGGAATCTGCGCCGGGAGCGCGTCGAACGCGTCGAGCAGATCGAAGCGGGAGACATCACGTTCGAGGAGGGCGAAGAACTGGCACGTGCGATCATCGGCATCGATCGTGCGTTGAACGCCCTCGAGAATCTGGGCCCGACGAACCTCGAGCGCGAACAGCAAACGCAGGAGATCGCCGACCGCAAGCGCTGGCTATCTTTCCTGAAGAAGGCGCTCGGAGACGAGGACGACGCGGCGAGCCGTCGCGGGCGTTAG
- a CDS encoding rhomboid family intramembrane serine protease: MATCDVCGASVSMPYNCRHCGGTHCSEHRLPENHDCSGLHGWNDPSGVFDSGFDETVNGENASTTDRILAKLPIDTGPGGPLAYFRGNVTYTILLFMWVTFLAQLVVEFIYPQYYLRIFTLTTAHPEYVWTWVTSIFSHAGLTHIAFNSIAIFFFGPLLARYLSDRQYWALFLGSGVLAGLSQLLFSFVTSQPAIILGASGGAMAILGVITILHPNLKVYFMFFIPMPLWVLTLGFAAISLLFMGGAGGGLGGGVAHAAHLVGLLVGLAVGEYVKRTQTVRGPKQFQLGPGGPGGPGGPGGPGRGRF; encoded by the coding sequence ATGGCGACGTGTGACGTGTGTGGGGCCTCGGTCAGTATGCCCTACAACTGCCGACACTGCGGCGGCACCCACTGCTCGGAGCACCGGCTGCCGGAGAACCACGACTGCTCCGGCCTCCACGGCTGGAACGACCCGAGCGGCGTCTTCGATAGCGGGTTCGACGAAACGGTGAACGGCGAGAACGCCTCGACGACCGATCGGATCCTGGCGAAACTGCCGATCGACACGGGCCCGGGCGGCCCGCTCGCGTACTTCCGCGGGAACGTGACCTACACGATATTGCTGTTCATGTGGGTGACGTTTCTGGCACAACTCGTCGTTGAATTCATCTATCCGCAATATTACCTTCGTATCTTCACGCTCACGACCGCTCATCCCGAATACGTCTGGACGTGGGTCACGTCGATATTCTCCCATGCTGGTCTCACCCACATCGCGTTCAACAGCATCGCGATCTTCTTCTTTGGCCCGTTGCTGGCTCGATACCTATCGGATAGACAGTACTGGGCACTCTTCCTCGGTTCCGGGGTGCTCGCTGGCCTCTCCCAGCTTCTGTTCAGCTTTGTTACCAGCCAGCCGGCCATTATCCTCGGCGCCTCCGGCGGTGCGATGGCCATCCTCGGCGTCATCACCATCTTGCACCCGAACCTCAAGGTCTACTTCATGTTCTTCATCCCGATGCCGCTGTGGGTGCTGACGCTCGGGTTCGCCGCCATCAGCCTCCTGTTCATGGGTGGTGCAGGTGGCGGACTGGGTGGAGGTGTCGCCCACGCCGCCCACCTCGTCGGTCTCCTCGTCGGTCTCGCCGTCGGCGAGTACGTCAAACGCACGCAGACGGTCCGCGGACCGAAGCAGTTCCAGCTGGGACCGGGCGGCCCCGGTGGGCCGGGGGGCCCCGGCGGACCCGGGCGCGGTCGTTTCTGA
- a CDS encoding endonuclease V — MPVHHPDFVPDPSLSRDEMESQQRAIARHAVFTDDLWFDPALLGDPIARATADASSGPDKDADSANRDDGTAPLVAGVDQSFLLDQDRALSAIVVLRSAGTGWDVVEQVHAVTPLEIPYIPGLLSFREGGAILAAVEELSVEPDLYLFDGSGRIHFRQAGIATHIGVTLDAPSIGVAKNLLCGDPVDSTEGLAAGERVAIGANADVEGPAKLGTDEGDAGSAGDPDWPTIGYAVQSKQYDSPNRHVNPLLVSPGHRVSAATAADIVLAFAAGYKLPEPTRLADAYADEVKAEYR, encoded by the coding sequence ATGCCCGTCCATCATCCCGACTTCGTACCCGATCCCTCGCTCTCGCGCGACGAGATGGAATCACAACAGCGTGCGATCGCCCGGCACGCCGTCTTCACCGACGACCTCTGGTTCGATCCGGCGCTGCTCGGCGATCCGATCGCACGGGCGACGGCCGACGCGTCATCCGGTCCCGACAAGGATGCAGATAGTGCGAATCGAGACGATGGGACCGCCCCGCTCGTGGCCGGCGTCGATCAGTCGTTCCTCCTCGACCAGGACCGCGCGCTCTCGGCGATCGTCGTCCTTCGGTCCGCTGGCACGGGGTGGGACGTCGTCGAGCAGGTCCACGCGGTGACGCCGCTCGAAATCCCGTACATCCCCGGGCTACTCTCCTTCCGTGAAGGAGGGGCGATCCTGGCGGCGGTCGAGGAATTGTCCGTCGAACCCGATCTGTACCTCTTCGACGGCAGCGGTCGCATTCACTTCCGGCAGGCGGGTATCGCGACCCACATCGGAGTTACGCTCGACGCGCCGAGTATCGGCGTCGCGAAGAACCTCCTCTGTGGCGACCCCGTCGATTCCACGGAGGGGCTCGCGGCCGGCGAGCGAGTGGCCATCGGGGCGAACGCGGACGTCGAGGGGCCGGCCAAGTTGGGCACCGACGAAGGCGACGCCGGATCCGCCGGTGATCCGGACTGGCCCACGATCGGCTACGCCGTCCAGTCGAAGCAGTACGACTCGCCGAATCGCCACGTCAACCCGCTTCTCGTGAGTCCGGGCCACCGTGTCTCCGCGGCCACGGCGGCGGACATCGTCCTCGCGTTTGCGGCGGGGTACAAGCTGCCCGAACCGACGCGGCTCGCCGATGCGTACGCGGACGAAGTGAAGGCGGAGTACCGATAG
- a CDS encoding DUF7342 family protein → METWSDSTTARERVETIATTLSRPRTANWVADQADVKWDTAKKYLDELVESGELLVTDSGEYVPDPTRAYFDRLRELILTNDRESLRGELAAIADRIDSWKREYDVDSRDELEQSLASDLGPDAVRDRRRAIRRWETSERTRETIAAALAIYDDVTTLTDEIPESATLETAG, encoded by the coding sequence ATGGAAACGTGGAGTGACTCGACTACGGCCCGGGAACGCGTCGAGACGATCGCGACGACGCTCTCACGGCCGCGGACGGCCAACTGGGTCGCAGACCAGGCGGACGTGAAGTGGGATACGGCCAAGAAATATCTGGACGAACTGGTCGAGTCGGGCGAACTACTCGTCACCGACTCGGGCGAGTACGTTCCGGACCCCACGCGGGCGTACTTCGACCGGTTACGAGAACTCATTCTGACGAACGACCGGGAGTCGCTGCGCGGCGAACTCGCGGCGATCGCCGACCGCATCGATTCGTGGAAACGTGAGTACGACGTCGACTCCCGCGACGAACTCGAGCAATCGCTCGCCAGCGATCTCGGCCCCGATGCGGTTCGCGACCGCCGACGAGCGATCCGTCGCTGGGAGACCAGCGAGCGAACGCGAGAGACGATCGCCGCGGCACTCGCGATCTACGACGACGTGACGACGCTGACCGACGAGATACCGGAGTCGGCGACGCTCGAAACGGCCGGGTGA
- a CDS encoding SDR family oxidoreductase: MTSATAADAGESADATRADRTERSDERDGTADVLDEDRYTRKQSVLITGCSSGIGRATALAFLDEGWTVVASARDPTDITDLAEAGCETITLDVTDPDQVATVVERTVAETGAIDCLVNNAGYAQMGPLEDVSPEDLHRQFDVNVFGPHRLTRAALSHMRAQGDGRIVNVSSINGRVSVAGSGAYAGSKHAMEAMSDALRVEVDPFDVDVVLIEPGPVETAFAERVDDELPDSRTPDYDDIYEIFEDTQLIGGSGPLASPPKDVADAIVHAATCSEPPARYPVGPVAHYGSYARFLPDRIRDGLYGLVRKLV; encoded by the coding sequence ATGACCAGTGCGACGGCGGCCGACGCGGGCGAGTCGGCGGACGCCACGCGAGCGGACCGAACGGAGCGATCGGACGAGCGCGACGGGACGGCCGATGTCCTCGACGAGGATCGGTACACGCGAAAGCAGAGCGTGCTGATCACCGGGTGTTCGTCCGGGATCGGGCGGGCGACGGCGCTGGCCTTCCTCGACGAGGGGTGGACCGTCGTCGCGTCGGCGCGCGATCCGACCGACATCACCGACCTCGCCGAGGCTGGCTGTGAGACCATCACGCTCGACGTGACCGATCCGGACCAGGTGGCGACCGTCGTCGAGCGCACGGTCGCGGAGACCGGCGCGATCGACTGCCTGGTGAACAACGCGGGCTACGCCCAGATGGGTCCGCTGGAGGACGTTTCGCCCGAGGATCTTCACCGGCAGTTCGACGTCAACGTCTTCGGTCCGCACCGACTCACGCGCGCCGCCCTGTCGCACATGCGCGCGCAGGGCGACGGCCGGATCGTCAATGTCTCCAGCATCAACGGTCGGGTCTCCGTCGCCGGGTCTGGCGCGTACGCCGGCTCGAAGCACGCGATGGAGGCGATGAGCGACGCCCTCCGCGTCGAGGTCGACCCGTTCGACGTCGACGTCGTCCTGATCGAACCGGGGCCGGTCGAGACGGCGTTCGCCGAGCGCGTCGATGACGAACTCCCGGACTCCCGGACGCCCGACTACGACGATATCTACGAGATCTTCGAGGACACGCAACTGATCGGCGGCAGCGGGCCGCTGGCGAGTCCGCCGAAGGACGTCGCCGACGCCATCGTCCACGCCGCGACCTGCTCCGAGCCGCCGGCGCGCTACCCGGTCGGTCCCGTCGCTCACTACGGCTCGTACGCGCGATTCCTCCCGGACCGGATCCGCGACGGACTCTACGGCCTCGTCCGGAAGCTCGTCTGA
- a CDS encoding ArsA family ATPase: MSGLDVEPVENGEDNEIEVTPTDSITEDDVEARSTKRIDVDVDDGSDEPLDGPSYVLYGGKGGVGKTTMAAATALDSARSGARTLVISTDPAHSLSDALDTDVPSEPARLSDDVPLWGVEIDPEAAMESGETAFGGPGGPFGGTAESATDDGSAADPFEGADSNPFGDAESDPPGGAGPFDGDAAGPFGGLAGAMGGENPMEGLLGGTMPGADEAAAVQLLLEYLDDDRFDRVVVDTAPTGHTLRLLELPELLDSMVGKVLTFRQRIGSMIDGITGLFGGGEGDSNGEFDVSDLEELSDRIERLRGVLRDPDRTDFRIVLVPEEMSVRESTRLREQLDDVGIPVGTVVVNRVMEPLTDVTDAVDGEFLSPNLDDCAFCQRRWDVQQDALTAAQDLFRGTDVRRVPLFADEVRGEEMLAVVAACLRR, from the coding sequence ATGAGCGGACTCGACGTCGAACCGGTCGAGAACGGTGAGGACAACGAGATCGAGGTGACGCCGACCGACTCGATCACCGAAGACGACGTCGAGGCGCGGAGTACAAAGCGAATCGACGTGGATGTCGACGACGGATCAGACGAGCCACTCGACGGCCCGTCGTACGTCCTCTACGGCGGAAAGGGCGGCGTCGGGAAGACGACCATGGCCGCGGCGACTGCGCTCGATAGTGCCCGAAGCGGCGCGCGAACGCTCGTGATCTCGACGGATCCGGCCCACTCGCTGTCCGACGCGCTGGACACCGACGTCCCGAGCGAACCGGCGCGATTGTCCGACGACGTCCCGCTCTGGGGCGTCGAGATCGATCCCGAAGCTGCGATGGAATCGGGCGAAACGGCCTTCGGCGGGCCGGGCGGGCCCTTCGGGGGGACGGCCGAGTCCGCAACCGATGACGGGTCCGCCGCCGACCCGTTCGAGGGCGCCGATTCGAATCCGTTCGGCGACGCGGAATCGGATCCACCCGGCGGGGCCGGACCGTTCGACGGTGACGCGGCCGGTCCGTTCGGCGGCCTCGCCGGCGCGATGGGAGGCGAGAACCCGATGGAGGGACTCCTCGGCGGGACGATGCCGGGCGCCGACGAGGCCGCGGCCGTCCAGTTGCTCCTCGAGTACCTGGACGACGACCGGTTCGACCGCGTGGTCGTCGACACGGCGCCGACTGGCCACACCCTCAGGCTGCTCGAACTTCCCGAACTGCTCGACTCGATGGTCGGGAAAGTCCTCACGTTCCGCCAGCGTATCGGGAGCATGATCGATGGGATCACAGGGCTGTTCGGCGGCGGTGAGGGAGACTCGAACGGGGAGTTCGACGTCTCGGACCTGGAGGAACTGAGCGATCGGATCGAGCGCCTCCGAGGGGTGCTTCGAGACCCCGATCGGACAGATTTCCGGATCGTCCTGGTCCCCGAAGAGATGAGCGTCCGGGAGTCGACACGGCTGCGTGAGCAACTCGATGACGTCGGCATTCCCGTCGGCACCGTAGTCGTCAACCGCGTCATGGAGCCACTCACCGACGTGACTGACGCGGTCGACGGCGAGTTTTTGAGTCCGAACCTCGACGACTGTGCGTTCTGCCAGCGGCGATGGGACGTCCAGCAGGACGCGCTGACCGCCGCGCAGGACCTCTTTCGCGGTACCGACGTCCGGCGCGTCCCGCTGTTCGCCGACGAGGTTCGCGGCGAGGAGATGCTCGCCGTCGTGGCGGCGTGTCTGCGGCGGTGA
- a CDS encoding pyridoxal phosphate-dependent aminotransferase — MEYETPLFFHVMAYAAEADHDVVDMVSGNPDWEPPEALRDGLREYADFDADRFQYPPSEGIRPLREEIAERRGVDASQVVITNGAGEANYLAMARALERGAGSEIVLTDPVYSYYPGKTTMLGGTAHYVSAGADGHLDPSVVRAATSDDTAAIVVNTPNNPTGAVYPEETVSELVEVAEANDAILVSDEVYDHYDLSGTFTSALSVDSDHRIVTNAFSKTLAITGFRVGYAIFPSHLVEDAKSRHMLVNVAGSRPAQYAVLRALQETDPAYHEANRELLRERVDLFTDALDGAGADYVRPDGAFYVLARFDDYPGTLSNVERLIDEAGVAGMPGSAFGESCEPWLRFALVTPRVEEAADRLAEYFT; from the coding sequence ATGGAGTACGAGACGCCGCTGTTCTTCCACGTGATGGCGTACGCGGCCGAGGCCGACCACGACGTCGTCGACATGGTGAGCGGAAACCCAGACTGGGAGCCGCCTGAGGCGCTCCGTGACGGCCTGCGGGAGTACGCCGACTTCGACGCGGACCGATTCCAGTACCCGCCGAGCGAGGGGATTCGACCGCTTCGCGAGGAGATCGCCGAGCGTCGAGGCGTCGACGCCTCACAGGTCGTGATCACGAACGGCGCCGGTGAGGCAAACTACCTCGCGATGGCCCGCGCGCTGGAACGCGGCGCGGGGTCCGAGATCGTCCTCACCGATCCGGTCTACTCGTATTACCCAGGCAAGACGACGATGCTCGGCGGGACCGCCCACTACGTCTCCGCCGGCGCCGACGGGCATCTCGATCCAAGCGTCGTGCGCGCCGCGACGAGCGATGACACCGCCGCCATCGTCGTGAACACGCCCAACAACCCGACGGGCGCGGTGTATCCCGAGGAGACGGTCAGCGAGCTGGTCGAGGTCGCCGAAGCGAACGACGCGATCCTGGTCTCCGACGAGGTATACGACCACTACGACCTCTCGGGCACCTTCACGAGCGCGCTCTCGGTCGACTCCGACCACCGGATCGTCACCAACGCGTTCTCGAAGACGCTCGCGATCACGGGCTTCCGGGTCGGGTACGCGATCTTCCCGTCCCACCTCGTCGAGGACGCCAAGAGCCGCCACATGCTCGTCAACGTCGCCGGCAGCAGACCCGCACAGTACGCCGTCCTCCGGGCACTGCAGGAGACGGACCCGGCCTATCACGAGGCGAACCGCGAACTCCTCCGCGAGCGCGTCGATCTGTTCACCGACGCACTCGACGGGGCTGGTGCGGACTACGTCCGCCCGGACGGCGCGTTCTACGTCCTCGCGCGCTTCGACGACTACCCGGGGACGCTCTCGAACGTCGAGCGGCTGATCGACGAAGCCGGCGTAGCTGGGATGCCCGGCAGTGCCTTCGGGGAGAGCTGCGAGCCGTGGCTGCGCTTCGCGCTCGTCACGCCCCGGGTCGAGGAAGCCGCCGACCGGCTCGCCGAGTACTTTACCTGA
- a CDS encoding nuclear transport factor 2 family protein, which produces MTDPTVTVDRVVPDGGERVEPRKTLRRYYDRVDANDVDGLLSLFAADIRYERPGQGVIEGRDELRTFYERDRPLEDGSHEIYEILVDGSSASVRGTFSGRLDGDPVSFGFADHHRFDADGLITARYTFTDRDSV; this is translated from the coding sequence ATGACCGACCCGACAGTCACGGTAGATCGAGTTGTGCCCGACGGCGGAGAACGCGTCGAACCCCGAAAGACGCTCCGTCGGTACTACGACCGCGTCGACGCGAACGACGTCGACGGACTCCTGTCACTGTTCGCGGCCGACATCCGGTACGAGCGCCCTGGCCAGGGCGTCATCGAGGGGAGAGACGAACTGCGAACGTTCTACGAACGGGACCGGCCGCTCGAAGATGGGTCTCACGAGATCTACGAAATCCTCGTCGATGGGTCCTCGGCATCCGTACGCGGAACGTTCTCGGGACGACTGGACGGTGATCCCGTCTCGTTCGGGTTCGCGGATCACCACAGGTTCGACGCCGACGGGTTGATCACAGCCCGATACACGTTTACGGACCGGGACTCGGTGTAA